One Glycine max cultivar Williams 82 chromosome 4, Glycine_max_v4.0, whole genome shotgun sequence DNA segment encodes these proteins:
- the LOC100803107 gene encoding mechanosensitive ion channel protein 10 — protein sequence MVLKGGEVSMSEKKREVMVAIPHEGGAESLMPKQQSRVNSPHRALNDNEVAAKSPPLNCASPEIRFMPSPNKPPKVPTSNAILTRRKSLTRSVYSKPKSRFGEQSYPIDGTLLEENATSTLQENLTVGSPYKASPNNNNKPGTVNRTFSILSVVTPKTPLMASPGLAGEDFDEIIYKKVELSKNMRSRRLTVKVLFEWFVFVCIASSLVASLTVGKLKRTEIWGLGFWRWCVLVMVTFCGMLVTRWFMLIVVFLIETNFLLRKKVLYFVHGLKKCVQFFIWLGLVLLTWVLLINRGVHRTELASKILNGVTWTLVSLLIGAFLWFVKTLLLKILASNFHVKSFFDRIQESLFHQYILQNLSGPPLVEEAEKVGASYSVGRFSFRSTDGKGGTKKETIDIAKLHRMKQEKVSAWTMKVLVDAMTTSGLSTISSALDESFDEGENEQTDKEITNEMEATAAAYYIFRNVAAPGCTYIDEDELRRFMIKEEVRMVYPLLAEAETGQITRKSLTDWLLKVYQERRALAHALSDTKTAVKQLNKLVTVLLVVVTIIVWLLLMEIATTKVLVFLSSQLVLAAFMFGNTCKNIFEAIIFVFVMHPFDVGDRCVIDGVELLVEEMNILTTVFLKLNNEKVYYPNSLLATKPISNYYRSPDMGDRVDFSIDFMTPAEKIGELKEKIKRYLERNPQYWHPNHGLVVKELEDVNKIKMGLNVTHTMNFQEFGEKTKRRTELVMELKKIFEELNIRYNLLPQGIHLRHIESNSSLLNI from the exons ATGGTGCTGAAAGGCGGTGAAGTAAGCATGTCTGAGAAGAAAAGGGAAGTGATGGTGGCGATTCCACATGAGGGTGGTGCTGAATCTTTGATGCCAAAGCAGCAGAGCAGGGTGAATTCGCCACACAGAGCATTAAACGACAACGAGGTTGCTGCAAAGTCGCCACCTTTGAACTGTGCTTCCCCTGAGATAAGGTTCATGCCAAGCCCAAACAAGCCCCCAAAAGTTCCCACTTCCAATGCCATCCTCACTCGGAGAAAATCACTCACAAGGTCAGTGTATTCCAAACCCAAATCAAGGTTTGGTGAACAATCTTACCCCATTGATGGGACCCTTTTGGAAGAGAATGCTACCTCAACTTTGCAAGAAAATTTGACTGTTGGTTCGCCATATAAAGCATCAcctaataacaacaacaaacctGGGACTGTTAATAGAACATTCTCCATCCTGTCTGTGGTCACTCCCAAGACGCCGCTGATGGCATCTCCCGGGCTGGCCGGGGAGGATTTCGATGAAATCATTTACAAGAAAGTTGAATTGAGTAAAAACATGCGTAGTAGGAGACTGACTGTTAAGGTTTTGTTTGAATGgtttgtgtttgtgtgcatTGCAAGTAGCTTGGTGGCTAGTTTAACTGTTGGAAAACTTAAAAGGACCGAGATTTGGGGCTTGGGGTTTTGGAGGTGGTGTGTGCTTGTGATGGTGACCTTTTGTGGCATGTTGGTTACCAGATGGTTCATGCTCATTGTGGTTTTCTTGATTGAGACCAACTTTTTGTTGAGGAAAAAGGTGCTGTATTTTGTCCATGGACTGAAGAAGTGTGTCCAGTTCTTCATTTGGCTAGGTTTGGTTCTTCTCACATGGGTGCTGTTGATTAACCGTGGGGTCCACCGAACTGAATTGGCGTCAAAGATTTTGAATGGGGTAACATGGACTCTTGTTTCCCTCCTCATTGGAGCATTCCTGTGGTTCGTGAAGACATTGTTGTTAAAAATCTTGGCATCGAATTTCCACGTTAAGTCTTTTTTTGATCGAATTCAAGAATCTCTCTTCCATCAGTACATTCTGCAGAATCTCTCTGGACCTCCACTTGTAGAAGAGGCTGAGAAGGTTGGGGCATCATACAGTGTTGGTCGCTTTAGTTTCAGGAGTACAGATGGTAAAGGCGGCACAAAGAAAGAGACTATTGATATCGCAAAGCTTCACCGGATGAAACAAGAGAAAGTTTCTGCGTGGACTATGAAGGTTTTAGTAGATGCAATGACAACTTCAGGGCTGTCCACAATCTCTAGTGCACTAGATGAAAGTTTCGATGAAGGAGAAAATGAACAAACTGATAAAGAGATTACTAATGAGATGGAAGCAACTGCTGCTGCCTATTACATTTTCAGGAATGTTGCTGCCCCTGGTTGCAC GTACATTGATGAGGATGAACTTCGGAGGTTCATGATTAAGGAAGAAGTGCGAATGGTATATCCCCTACTGGCTGAAGCAGAAACGGGGCAAATTACTAGAAAGTCCTTAACAGACTGGTTG TTGAAGGTATATCAAGAACGCAGAGCATTAGCACATGCCTTGAGTGACACCAAAACAGctgtaaaacaactaaacaagcTCGTGACAGTACTCCTAGTAGTGGTGACCATAATTGTGTGGCTTCTACTAATGGAGATTGCGACAACAAAAGTACTTGTATTCCTCTCATCGCAGCTAGTACTTGCAGCTTTCATGTTTGGAAACACATGCAAGAACATATTTGAAGCTATCATCTTTGTGTTTGTAATGCATCCATTTGATGTTGGTGATCGATGTGTTATTGATGGTGTTGAG CTATTGGTTGAAGAAATGAATATATTGACAACAGTCTTCTTGAAGCTTAACAATGAAAAGGTGTATTATCCAAATTCTTTACTGGCCACAAAACCAATTAGCAATTATTACAGAAGCCCAGATATGGGTGACCGCGTAGATTTCTCGATTGATTTTATGACACCAGCCGAGAAGATTGGGGaactgaaagaaaaaataaagag gTACCTGGAGAGAAATCCACAATACTGGCATCCCAATCATGGCTTAGTAGTGAAGGAGCTTGAAGATGTAAACAAGATTAAGATGGGTCTTAATGTTACCCACACAATGAACTTTCAAGAGTTTGGGGAGAAAACCAAGCGAAGAACTGAACTGGTGAtggaattaaagaaaatatttgaagaGCTCAATATCAGATACAACCTTCTTCCTCAAGGCATTCATCTTAGACATATTGAATCAAACTCAAGTTTGCTCAATATATGA
- the LOC100305487 gene encoding uncharacterized protein LOC100305487: MASASVPMALSLSSVTNNNKPSSEAFFRPLPLRQPKRTLFTTKAVSNSKPQINASLKEKAVAGLTAASVTASMVVPEVAHAAGYEFSPSLKNFLLSIFAGGVVLAAIFGAVIGVSNFDPVKRT; this comes from the coding sequence ATGGCTTCAGCTTCTGTTCCCATGGCGTTGTCACTGAGCTCTGTTACCAACAACAACAAGCCTTCATCCGAAGCCTTCTTCAGGCCACTACCCCTACGCCAACCAAAGAGGACCCTCTTCACCACGAAGGCAGTGTCAAACTCCAAGCCTCAAATCAATGCATCTTTGAAGGAGAAGGCAGTTGCCGGACTCACAGCAGCTTCTGTGACAGCATCTATGGTGGTTCCGGAGGTGGCTCATGCTGCTGGATATGAGTTCTCCCCTTCCCTAAAGAACTTTCTACTCAGCATCTTTGCTGGTGGGGTTGTTCTAGCAGCCATATTTGGAGCCGTTATTGGGGTTTCCAACTTTGATCCGGTTAAGAGAACTTAA
- the LOC100793741 gene encoding NAD(P)H-quinone oxidoreductase subunit U, chloroplastic produces the protein MAVSSTTATVCIPAKNIPTTQAPKIGFSSTIAFAAKPRRRLLRIRSSSAETSGTEVDSETSIEVPEETSSLISALNVEKILRGLPITDADHYGRLGIPRGCPFDLVGGAYNIKVQELKSQNLEEDELEKKLELLKESYTILSSEEERRIYDWSLARAENTDKFVWPFEVDITQSKISKEDPPQLDPEDVGPTRVVGYFLLGWIMLSIVLSIALNL, from the exons ATGGCTGTGTCCTCCACCACTGCCACAGTATGTATTCCTGCTAAGAACATTCCAACCACTCAAGCACCAAAAATTGGATTCTCAAGTACCATCGCCTTTGCTGCGAAACCGCGAAGAAGATTATTACGCATCAGAAGCTCCTCAGCCGAAACATCTGGCACAGAGGTAGATTCAGAGACTTCCATTGAAGTTCCAGAAGAAACATCATCACTCATTTCTGCTCTTAACGTCGAAAAGATTCTCCGTGGCTTAc CAATTACAGATGCAGATCATTATGGTAGGCTAGGTATTCCAAGAGGATGTCCCTTTGACTTG GTGGGGGGTGCATATAATATCAAGGTTCAAGAATTGAAGAGTCAGAATTTAGAGGAGGATGAACTTGAGAAGAAATTGGAACTTCTCAAA GAATCATACACCATCCTGTCATcggaggaagaaagaagaatatATGACTGGAGCTTGGCCAGAGCAGAAAATACAGACAAATTCGTTTGGCCGTTCGAGGTTGACATAACACAgtcaaaaatttcaaaagaagATCCTCCACAACTG GACCCCGAGGATGTCGGACCAACGAGAGTAGTTGGGTATTTCTTATTGGGATGGATAATGCTATCTATTGTGTTATCTATTGCACTAAACTTGTAA
- the LOC102664417 gene encoding uncharacterized protein: MQPHYDMANTFYEELTLDAYNSSTLSPNHSGHQFHLQHFYPQFHHNPRHKQRHTQQSQEYQHSYQLCQQHPNQFQPSQQHEQPQYLGAFDYHQPQEESTTTVSFWKAFNTVLSDANGNVQEVNENFGELEAVYINARNKKKADSTIAVENTCNVANVGVPVTNECQMLATEATGVDGVRTKKGRKRRRKKKVEEEMGLMGSFFKRLVKRVIKHQEVLQNKFLDAIERMEKERAEWEEGWRVREREIHDREAIVKARERDLASKRDSSIVSNLEKITGQSFVLVSSGKSSHEQLSTINEN, encoded by the exons ATGCAGCCTCACTACGATATGGCCAACACCTTTTATGAGGAACTCACACTTGACGCTTATAACTCATCCACTTTAAGCCCAAACCATAGTGGTCACCAATTCCATCTTCAACACTTCTATCCACAATTTCACCACAACCCACGACACAAACAGCGACATACGCAACAATCTCAAGAGTATCAACATTCTTATCAATTGTGCCAACAACACCCAAATCAATTTCAACCTTCACAGCAACACGAACAACCCCAATATCTTGGAGCATTTGATTATCACCAGCCCCAAGAAGAATCCACAACCACAGTGTCGTTTTG GAAAGCATTCAACACGGTGCTCTCTGATGCAAATGGAAACGTCCAAGAGGTAAACGAAAACTTTGGGGAGCTAGAAGCTGTGTACATAAATGCTCGCAATAAAAAAAAGGCTGATTCAACTATTGCCGTTGAAAACACATGTAATGTGGCCAATGTTGGTGTTCCAGTGACAAATGAGTGTCAAATGTTAGCGACGGAAGCAACTGGGGTTGATGGAGTACGAACGAAGAAGGGTAGGAAAaggaggagaaagaagaaagtgGAAGAAGAAATGGGTTTGATGGGTTCATTTTTCAAGAGGTTGGTGAAGCGTGTGATTAAGCACCAGGAGGTTCTTCAGAACAAGTTTCTGGATGCTATCGAAAGAATGGAGAAAGAGAGAGCAGAATGGGAAGAAGGTTGGAGGGTCCGAGAAAGGGAAATTCACGACAGAGAAGCGATAGTGAAAGCACGAGAGCGAGATCTGGCTTCTAAGAGAGACTCTTCCATTGTTTCCAACTTAGAAAAGATAACGGGTCAAAgcttcgttcttgtttcttctggGAAGAGTAGTCACGAGCAATTATCTACAATAAATGAAAATTGA